A window of the Flavobacterium sangjuense genome harbors these coding sequences:
- the gldA gene encoding gliding motility-associated ABC transporter ATP-binding subunit GldA, protein MSIEVQNISKSYGAQKALDRVSFSIKKGEIVGFLGPNGAGKSTLMKILTTFLNADEGVATVNGNDVTENQKAVQLSIGYLPEHNPLYLDLYVREYLAFNADVYNVSKSRIEEVIELTGLSPESHKKISQLSKGYRQRVGLATALLHNPDVLILDEPTTGLDPNQLVEIRNVIKNVGKDKTVFLSTHIMQEVEAICDRVIIIDNGKIVTDKKLDKLVSDEKEQIIEVEFDKTIAETLLASLPNIKSYKNTSENLWTLTFNTEEDMRPKVFDFAHDNGLKTLQLSLKSKNLEQIFREKTKK, encoded by the coding sequence ATGTCAATAGAAGTTCAGAATATTTCCAAAAGTTACGGAGCTCAAAAGGCTTTGGACAGAGTTTCTTTCTCCATCAAAAAAGGAGAAATCGTTGGTTTCCTTGGTCCAAATGGTGCCGGAAAATCTACCTTGATGAAAATTTTGACCACATTCCTCAATGCAGATGAAGGCGTGGCAACTGTTAACGGAAATGATGTAACCGAAAATCAAAAAGCAGTGCAGCTTTCAATTGGTTATTTGCCGGAACACAATCCGTTGTATTTGGATTTGTATGTTCGTGAATATTTGGCATTCAATGCTGATGTATATAACGTTTCGAAATCTCGCATTGAAGAAGTCATTGAGCTAACGGGTTTATCGCCTGAAAGCCATAAAAAAATCAGTCAACTATCGAAAGGCTATCGTCAACGTGTGGGTTTGGCAACTGCTTTGCTTCATAATCCTGATGTCTTGATTTTGGATGAACCAACAACCGGATTGGATCCAAATCAATTGGTGGAAATCAGAAACGTAATTAAAAACGTTGGGAAAGACAAAACTGTTTTTCTATCAACGCATATCATGCAGGAAGTAGAAGCGATTTGCGACAGAGTAATCATCATTGACAACGGAAAAATCGTAACCGATAAAAAACTGGACAAATTAGTTTCGGATGAAAAAGAACAAATCATCGAAGTTGAATTTGACAAAACGATAGCAGAAACATTACTGGCAAGCTTACCCAATATAAAATCCTATAAAAATACTAGTGAAAATCTTTGGACATTAACTTTCAACACCGAAGAAGACATGCGTCCAAAAGTTTTTGATTTTGCTCACGATAACGGACTAAAAACATTGCAGCTTAGTTTGAAAAGCAAAAACCTGGAGCAAATTTTCAGGGAGAAAACAAAGAAATAA
- the metF gene encoding methylenetetrahydrofolate reductase [NAD(P)H] has translation MKVTQHIQNANGKPLFSFEILPPLKGQNIQSIFDSIDPLMEFNPPFIDVTYHREEYEFKELPSGLLQKKIVKKRPGTVGICAGVQNKYNVDAIPHILCGGFTKEDTENLLIDLDFLGIDNVVALRGDALKTETYFHPEKEGNEYATDLVLQISNLNNGIYLDEDLKNSAQTNFCIGVAGYPEKHMEAPSLDSDIHFLKQKIKNGAEYIITQMFFDNKKFFDFVDKCRASGITIPIIPGLKPIATKKQLNLIPHRFSVEMPDDLIMAVVKAKDNDAVKQIGIEWCTQQSKELVAAGIPVLHYYSMGRAENIKAIAKEVF, from the coding sequence ATGAAAGTAACCCAACATATCCAAAACGCCAATGGAAAACCATTGTTTTCGTTTGAAATTTTACCGCCATTAAAAGGACAAAACATCCAATCTATTTTTGACAGCATCGATCCGTTAATGGAGTTTAATCCGCCATTTATTGATGTGACGTATCACCGTGAGGAATACGAGTTCAAGGAATTACCTAGCGGACTTTTGCAAAAGAAGATTGTAAAGAAACGTCCGGGAACGGTTGGTATTTGTGCGGGAGTTCAAAATAAATACAATGTTGATGCGATTCCGCATATTTTGTGTGGCGGGTTTACAAAGGAAGATACCGAAAACCTGTTGATTGATTTGGATTTCCTTGGCATTGACAATGTGGTGGCACTTCGCGGTGATGCCTTGAAAACGGAAACCTATTTTCATCCTGAAAAGGAAGGCAATGAATATGCTACCGATTTGGTGTTACAAATCAGCAATTTGAACAACGGAATTTATTTGGATGAGGATTTGAAGAATTCGGCGCAGACCAATTTTTGTATCGGAGTTGCAGGCTATCCTGAAAAACACATGGAAGCACCAAGTTTGGACAGTGATATTCATTTTTTAAAGCAAAAGATAAAAAACGGCGCGGAGTATATCATTACGCAAATGTTTTTTGACAATAAAAAATTCTTCGATTTTGTAGATAAATGCAGGGCTTCCGGAATTACCATTCCGATTATTCCGGGTTTAAAACCTATTGCTACTAAAAAACAATTGAATTTAATTCCACACCGATTTAGTGTTGAAATGCCCGATGATTTGATCATGGCCGTAGTAAAAGCTAAAGATAATGACGCCGTAAAACAAATCGGAATCGAATGGTGTACGCAACAAAGTAAAGAATTAGTTGCTGCCGGAATTCCTGTTTTGCATTATTATTCGATGGGAAGAGCTGAGAATATTAAGGCGATTGCGAAGGAAGTTTTTTAA
- the metH gene encoding methionine synthase, translated as MSETKYLKLSGLEPLIVTPESNFINVGERTNVTGSRKFLRLIKEEKYEEALDIARNQVEGGAQIIDINMDEGMLDGVYAMTKFLNLIAAEPDIARVPVMVDSSKWEIIEAGLKVIQGKGVVNSISLKEGKEAFIHHAKLIKRYGAAVIVMAFDEDGQADNYERRIEICKRSYDILVNEVHFPAEDIIFDPNIFPVATGMEEHKLNALDFFRATKWIRENLPYAGVSGGVSNVSFSFRGNDKVREAMHSAFLYHAIKNGMTMGIVNPEMLEIYDEIDPILLEHVEDVLLNRREDATERLLDLAESFKGDFKVNEKAIQEWRNGSVQDRLTHSLVKGIDEFIEIDVEEARLSADKAIEVIEVNLMAGMNVVGDLFGSGKMFLPQVVKSARVMKKAVAYLLPFIEAQKDGKSSSAGKVLMATVKGDVHDIGKNIVAVVLGCNNFEIIDLGVMVPPEKIIQAAVEHNVDIIGLSGLITPSLDEMVYLAKEMDKLNIKIPIMIGGATTSRAHTAVKIAPEYKETVVHVNDASRAVTVASNLLQTETKVDYAKTVRAEYDKLRDGYLNRSRDKNYLSIEDARKNKLKLDWDNFQPVKPNFIGTKTVAVELSELVDFIDWTPFFSSWELYGKYPAILTDEVVGEQATALFADAQKMLSQIVSEKWLTAKGILGIFPANTVNDDDIEIAGTFHKFLTLRQQSQKTAGAPNIALADFVAPKEAKQDYIGCFCVTTGFGVDEKAAEFEKQLDDYNSILVKALGDRLAEAFAEYLHLKVRKEIWGYASDESLSNQDLIDEEYKGIRPAPGYPACPDHLEKPTIWKLLNVEQKIGVTLTESMAMWPASSVSGYYFGNPESKYFGLGKIKEDQVIDYAKRRGIATEVATKWLNPNIAD; from the coding sequence ATGTCAGAAACAAAATATTTAAAATTATCAGGTCTTGAACCTTTAATCGTAACTCCGGAATCTAACTTTATAAACGTCGGCGAACGAACCAATGTAACTGGTTCGCGTAAATTTTTGCGTTTAATCAAAGAAGAGAAATACGAAGAAGCACTCGATATTGCTCGTAACCAAGTAGAAGGTGGCGCGCAAATCATCGACATTAATATGGATGAAGGAATGTTGGACGGCGTTTATGCGATGACCAAATTTCTGAACCTAATCGCAGCCGAGCCCGATATTGCAAGAGTTCCGGTTATGGTCGACAGTTCCAAATGGGAAATCATTGAAGCAGGTTTGAAAGTAATCCAAGGAAAAGGTGTTGTAAATTCTATTTCACTTAAAGAAGGAAAAGAAGCTTTTATTCATCATGCCAAATTGATAAAAAGATACGGAGCAGCGGTTATTGTTATGGCTTTCGACGAAGATGGTCAAGCCGATAATTACGAGAGACGTATCGAAATCTGCAAAAGAAGTTATGATATTTTGGTAAATGAAGTCCATTTCCCTGCTGAAGATATCATTTTCGATCCCAATATTTTCCCGGTTGCAACCGGAATGGAAGAACACAAATTAAACGCCTTGGATTTTTTCAGAGCTACAAAATGGATTCGCGAAAATCTCCCTTATGCCGGAGTTTCAGGTGGCGTAAGTAACGTTTCGTTTTCGTTCCGTGGAAATGACAAAGTGCGTGAAGCCATGCATTCGGCATTCCTATATCACGCTATTAAAAACGGGATGACGATGGGAATCGTAAATCCGGAAATGCTTGAGATTTATGATGAAATCGATCCAATTTTATTGGAACATGTTGAAGATGTTTTGCTAAACAGAAGAGAAGATGCAACCGAAAGATTACTGGATTTAGCAGAAAGTTTTAAAGGCGATTTTAAAGTAAATGAAAAAGCAATCCAGGAATGGAGAAACGGTTCAGTTCAGGATAGATTGACACATTCACTCGTGAAAGGAATTGACGAATTTATCGAAATTGATGTAGAAGAAGCAAGACTTTCAGCCGATAAAGCAATCGAAGTTATCGAAGTCAATTTGATGGCTGGAATGAATGTCGTTGGCGATTTGTTTGGAAGCGGAAAAATGTTCCTGCCACAAGTAGTAAAATCGGCTCGTGTAATGAAGAAAGCAGTCGCTTATTTATTGCCATTCATCGAAGCACAAAAAGACGGAAAATCATCATCGGCAGGAAAAGTGTTAATGGCAACCGTGAAAGGTGACGTACACGATATCGGTAAAAATATTGTAGCCGTAGTTCTCGGTTGCAACAATTTTGAAATTATCGATTTGGGCGTTATGGTTCCGCCAGAAAAAATTATTCAGGCAGCAGTCGAGCACAACGTAGATATCATTGGATTGAGCGGATTGATTACACCTTCGCTTGACGAAATGGTTTATCTGGCCAAAGAAATGGATAAACTCAATATCAAAATTCCGATTATGATTGGTGGCGCAACCACTTCGCGTGCGCATACTGCAGTGAAAATTGCACCGGAATATAAGGAAACTGTTGTCCATGTAAATGATGCTTCGCGTGCCGTAACTGTGGCGAGTAATCTTTTGCAAACGGAAACTAAAGTCGATTATGCGAAAACCGTTCGTGCCGAATACGATAAATTACGTGATGGTTATCTGAATAGAAGTCGGGATAAAAATTATTTGTCGATTGAAGATGCCAGAAAGAATAAACTGAAATTAGATTGGGATAATTTCCAACCCGTAAAACCAAATTTTATCGGAACAAAAACGGTTGCCGTTGAGCTTTCTGAACTAGTTGATTTCATTGACTGGACACCATTCTTTAGTTCGTGGGAATTATACGGAAAATATCCAGCGATTTTGACTGATGAGGTTGTTGGTGAGCAAGCCACAGCTTTATTTGCCGATGCTCAAAAAATGCTAAGCCAAATCGTTTCCGAAAAGTGGTTAACTGCTAAAGGAATTCTTGGAATTTTCCCTGCGAATACGGTCAATGATGACGATATTGAAATTGCAGGAACCTTTCATAAATTTTTAACCTTACGTCAGCAATCTCAAAAAACAGCTGGCGCACCAAACATCGCGTTAGCCGATTTTGTAGCTCCAAAAGAAGCCAAGCAGGATTACATTGGATGCTTTTGTGTTACGACTGGTTTTGGTGTAGATGAAAAAGCAGCCGAATTTGAAAAGCAATTAGACGATTACAACTCGATTTTAGTAAAAGCCTTAGGCGATAGATTGGCTGAAGCTTTTGCAGAATATTTACATTTAAAAGTCCGTAAAGAAATTTGGGGTTATGCCTCGGATGAGAGTTTGTCGAATCAAGATTTGATTGACGAAGAATATAAAGGAATTCGTCCCGCGCCAGGTTATCCAGCCTGTCCTGACCATTTGGAAAAACCAACGATTTGGAAACTTTTAAATGTAGAACAGAAAATCGGAGTGACACTAACCGAAAGTATGGCAATGTGGCCGGCATCATCAGTATCAGGATATTATTTTGGAAATCCGGAAAGCAAGTATTTCGGACTCGGAAAAATAAAAGAAGACCAGGTAATAGATTACGCCAAAAGAAGAGGAATAGCAACAGAAGTAGCCACGAAATGGCTCAACCCAAACATAGCAGATTAG
- a CDS encoding acyloxyacyl hydrolase, with protein sequence MRKIYLLLLLFPFSFFAQKASPFVIEASLLRGNALPHTEDMYHLVNGHPEGFMLSILNKTDGSKEWHHAYNYPDYGAYFLYQDFKSQPLGQNYSVGALYNFYFWKRHLQFKLAQGIAYTTNPYDKVDNSKNKAFGSRLMGNTNIGLAYDNQSLFKNIGFHAGILFTHYSNGRMKSPNSGINTYLLNLGLNYNLSEEFKRQPDTTLVKKSYREPIHYNVVLRTGINENPIINSGQYPFYHIGFYADKRINRKSTLQLGTELFLTKSIQEYIKYYSVAYPEQNISPNTDYKRVGIFIGHELMINRISLETQVGYYAYEPFKKDIPVYDRVGIKYYFTDKLFGGFTIKTHLFLAEALEFGIGYRF encoded by the coding sequence ATGAGGAAAATTTACCTACTGCTTTTACTGTTTCCATTTTCTTTTTTTGCTCAAAAGGCCAGTCCTTTTGTGATTGAAGCTTCATTATTAAGAGGCAATGCCTTACCTCATACTGAAGATATGTACCATTTAGTCAATGGACATCCTGAAGGTTTTATGCTGAGTATACTCAACAAAACAGATGGTTCTAAAGAGTGGCATCATGCCTATAATTATCCGGATTATGGAGCTTACTTTTTGTATCAGGATTTTAAAAGCCAGCCTTTAGGTCAAAACTATTCTGTTGGGGCTTTGTATAATTTTTATTTCTGGAAGAGGCATTTACAATTCAAACTCGCGCAGGGAATTGCCTATACAACCAATCCTTATGACAAAGTAGATAACAGTAAAAACAAAGCATTTGGAAGTCGCTTAATGGGAAATACCAATATAGGATTGGCTTATGACAATCAGTCCCTTTTTAAAAATATTGGTTTTCATGCCGGAATTTTATTTACACATTATTCCAATGGAAGAATGAAATCGCCCAATAGCGGTATCAATACGTATCTGTTGAATTTGGGTTTGAATTATAATTTGTCTGAAGAATTTAAGCGCCAGCCAGATACTACTTTAGTCAAGAAATCATACAGGGAACCAATTCACTATAACGTTGTTTTACGAACGGGGATTAATGAAAATCCGATTATTAACAGCGGCCAATATCCTTTTTACCATATTGGTTTTTATGCGGATAAGCGAATCAATAGAAAATCGACATTACAATTGGGAACCGAATTGTTTTTGACAAAATCCATTCAGGAATATATTAAATATTACTCGGTTGCCTATCCGGAACAAAATATCAGTCCAAATACTGATTACAAGAGAGTCGGAATTTTTATTGGACACGAATTAATGATTAATCGTATTTCGCTCGAAACCCAAGTCGGATATTATGCTTATGAGCCTTTTAAAAAGGACATTCCGGTTTATGACAGAGTCGGAATTAAATACTATTTCACCGATAAGCTTTTTGGTGGATTTACGATAAAAACGCATTTGTTTTTAGCAGAAGCGTTGGAATTTGGAATTGGATACAGATTTTAA
- a CDS encoding homocysteine S-methyltransferase family protein, whose amino-acid sequence MSKIQQAIQERILVLDGAMGTMLQRNNFSEEDFRGERFKDFPHPLKGNNDLLSITQPEAVKQVHRLYFQAGADIVETNTFSGTTIGMADYHLEDLVYELNYESAKIAREVADEFTDRPRFVAGSIGPTNRTASMSPDVNDPGFRAVTFDDLRIAYKQQVEALIDGGCDVLLVETIFDTLNAKAALFAIEEVKEERNLDIPVMVSGTITDASGRTLSGQTVEAFLISIAHIDLLSIGFNCALGADQLKPYLKRLAHNTQLNISAHPNAGLPNAFGQYDQTPQEMQALIKEYLQDNLINIIGGCCGTTPEHIKAIAEVAKEFKPRNVLIHAN is encoded by the coding sequence ATGTCAAAAATTCAACAAGCAATACAAGAAAGAATCCTTGTCCTCGACGGAGCCATGGGAACCATGCTGCAACGCAACAATTTCTCCGAAGAAGATTTCCGAGGAGAACGTTTCAAAGACTTTCCACATCCATTAAAAGGAAACAACGATTTACTTTCTATCACCCAACCCGAAGCGGTAAAACAAGTGCATCGCTTGTATTTTCAAGCCGGAGCAGATATTGTAGAAACGAATACTTTTTCAGGAACGACTATCGGTATGGCCGATTACCATTTAGAAGATTTGGTTTACGAATTAAACTACGAATCAGCCAAAATTGCCCGTGAAGTTGCTGATGAATTTACCGACAGACCACGTTTTGTTGCAGGTTCCATTGGACCAACAAACCGTACAGCATCCATGTCGCCTGACGTAAACGATCCGGGTTTTAGAGCCGTAACGTTTGACGATTTACGCATTGCCTACAAACAACAGGTAGAAGCTTTAATTGACGGTGGTTGTGATGTACTTTTGGTAGAAACAATTTTCGATACACTAAACGCCAAAGCGGCTTTATTCGCTATCGAAGAAGTAAAAGAAGAACGCAATCTTGATATACCGGTTATGGTTTCAGGAACAATTACCGATGCTTCAGGAAGAACACTTTCCGGACAAACCGTAGAAGCATTCCTGATTTCAATTGCCCACATCGATTTATTAAGTATCGGATTCAACTGCGCACTTGGTGCTGACCAATTGAAACCGTATTTGAAACGTTTGGCTCACAATACACAACTCAATATTTCAGCGCATCCAAATGCCGGTTTGCCAAATGCTTTCGGGCAATACGACCAAACTCCGCAAGAAATGCAAGCCTTAATCAAGGAATATTTACAGGATAATTTAATCAACATTATTGGCGGATGCTGTGGCACAACTCCGGAGCATATCAAAGCAATTGCTGAGGTTGCGAAAGAATTTAAACCACGAAATGTTCTCATTCATGCAAATTAA
- a CDS encoding M20/M25/M40 family metallo-hydrolase: MKKIALLFLLSCFAVQAQVKPIIQKSEIVRIETELASDKMQGRQVFTPGIDSASAFIEKEFAKIGLAYFKDLKNYRQEFTRKDKNANNVIGVLPGKSKPNEYVIFSAHYDHLGTVSDGEDKVYNGANDDASGTTAVIALAKYFKELNNNERTIIFVAFTAEEIGIVGSRYFAKNINADEVVAMFNIEMIGTESKWNKNSAYITGFERSDFGTILQKNLKGSNFQFYPDPYTEMQLFYRSDNATLAALGVPAHTISTSKMDMEANYHQLSDEVSTLDLDNMTEIIKAIAISSESIISGKDTPSRVEKLQPKKF; the protein is encoded by the coding sequence ATGAAAAAAATTGCACTGCTATTCTTATTATCCTGCTTCGCGGTTCAGGCGCAGGTAAAACCAATAATTCAAAAATCAGAAATAGTCCGAATTGAAACAGAACTGGCTTCCGATAAAATGCAGGGAAGACAGGTTTTCACTCCCGGAATTGATTCCGCTTCCGCTTTTATTGAAAAAGAATTCGCCAAAATCGGGCTGGCTTATTTTAAGGATTTAAAAAACTACCGACAGGAATTTACCAGAAAAGATAAAAATGCAAACAACGTAATCGGAGTATTACCCGGAAAATCAAAACCAAATGAATATGTGATTTTTTCGGCGCATTATGACCATTTAGGAACAGTAAGTGATGGAGAAGACAAGGTGTATAACGGTGCCAATGACGATGCTTCGGGCACAACAGCCGTTATCGCTTTGGCAAAATATTTCAAGGAATTAAACAACAATGAACGCACCATTATTTTCGTAGCATTTACAGCTGAAGAAATCGGAATTGTAGGTTCAAGATATTTCGCGAAAAATATAAATGCGGATGAAGTGGTTGCTATGTTCAATATAGAAATGATTGGCACGGAAAGTAAATGGAATAAAAATTCAGCCTACATCACAGGTTTTGAAAGATCCGATTTTGGAACCATCCTTCAAAAGAATTTAAAAGGAAGTAACTTCCAATTTTATCCAGATCCTTATACTGAAATGCAATTATTTTACCGTTCAGACAATGCGACTTTAGCAGCACTTGGTGTTCCGGCGCACACGATTTCAACTTCCAAAATGGATATGGAAGCGAATTACCACCAATTAAGTGATGAGGTTTCGACTTTGGATTTAGACAATATGACCGAAATTATCAAAGCGATAGCCATCAGTTCGGAAAGCATCATCAGCGGAAAAGACACGCCAAGTCGAGTTGAGAAGTTGCAACCAAAAAAATTTTAA
- a CDS encoding pyridoxal phosphate-dependent aminotransferase translates to MIVTADRLQSVQEYYFSRKLREVRQLISEGKPVINMGIGSPDLAPDITVIEAMQKAMFDDKVHEYQSYQGLPELRKGMADFYKNHFNVDLDFNTEILPLMGSKEGIMHISLAFLNEGDEVLIPNPGYPTYASVTELVQAKAVNYDLTAATNWQPDFDALEKLDLSKVKLVWVSYPHMPTGANGTLELFEKLIAFGKKHNILIVNDNPYSFVLNGNPLSILQVEGSKDIALELNSLSKTYNMAGWRVGMVMGNSTLIDAILKVKSNMDSGMFYGIQKGAVEALKLRNDWFEKQNEIYTKRRNLIFKLAEKLNCVFDKNSVGLFVWAKLPAGILSEEFIDKVLIEKHIFITPGTIFGSNGEGYIRFSLCVTEEKIQQAIERF, encoded by the coding sequence ATGATTGTCACCGCCGATAGATTACAAAGCGTACAGGAATATTACTTCTCCCGAAAATTGAGAGAAGTACGCCAACTCATTTCCGAAGGAAAACCGGTTATCAATATGGGAATTGGCAGCCCTGATTTGGCTCCGGATATAACCGTTATCGAAGCCATGCAAAAAGCCATGTTTGATGACAAAGTACACGAATACCAAAGTTATCAAGGCTTGCCTGAATTGCGAAAAGGCATGGCCGATTTCTATAAAAATCACTTTAATGTCGACTTGGATTTCAATACTGAAATTCTTCCATTGATGGGTTCCAAAGAAGGAATTATGCATATTTCACTGGCGTTTTTAAACGAAGGTGATGAAGTGTTGATTCCGAATCCGGGTTATCCAACCTATGCTTCGGTAACCGAATTGGTTCAGGCAAAAGCTGTGAATTATGATTTGACAGCAGCAACCAATTGGCAGCCTGATTTTGACGCTTTGGAAAAATTGGATTTATCAAAAGTAAAACTGGTGTGGGTTTCGTATCCACACATGCCAACTGGAGCGAATGGAACTTTGGAGTTGTTTGAAAAGCTGATTGCCTTTGGTAAAAAGCATAACATTTTGATAGTAAATGACAATCCGTATAGTTTTGTTTTGAACGGAAATCCGTTGTCAATATTACAGGTTGAAGGTTCAAAGGATATTGCATTAGAATTAAATTCGCTATCCAAAACCTATAATATGGCTGGTTGGCGCGTTGGAATGGTGATGGGAAATTCAACATTGATTGACGCCATTCTAAAAGTAAAAAGCAATATGGACAGCGGGATGTTTTACGGAATTCAGAAAGGAGCTGTCGAAGCCTTAAAACTAAGAAACGATTGGTTTGAAAAGCAGAATGAAATTTATACCAAAAGAAGAAATCTGATTTTTAAATTGGCCGAAAAACTGAATTGTGTTTTTGATAAAAATAGTGTTGGTTTGTTTGTATGGGCAAAGCTTCCGGCTGGTATTTTGTCTGAAGAATTTATAGATAAAGTATTAATTGAAAAGCATATTTTCATCACGCCGGGAACTATTTTTGGGAGCAATGGTGAAGGTTATATTCGGTTTTCGCTTTGCGTTACCGAAGAAAAAATCCAACAGGCAATAGAACGATTTTAA
- a CDS encoding head GIN domain-containing protein yields MKKFSLLMVLFLVLIACEKPSDCVESSGPTITKEVVVQPFKKIKVYRGIEVVITQGSEYKVEIVAGSNFIGNVEVTQNGDQLIFKDDVSCNWVRAYGNTKILVTTPTLEEIYSKTDRNISSNGVWTFPNLTITAFDKDADGESGAGTGDFIINLDNDAFTINNNNVSRFYLSGQTNSANFSFYFGDGRIEAQNLIVQNLYVYHRGSNDIIVKPIQSITGTMNSTGNIILKNVPPIVDVNRLYQGRVIYP; encoded by the coding sequence ATGAAGAAATTTTCATTATTGATGGTTTTATTTTTGGTACTCATTGCTTGTGAAAAACCAAGTGATTGTGTCGAAAGTTCAGGTCCGACAATTACTAAGGAAGTTGTTGTTCAGCCATTCAAAAAAATAAAAGTATATCGCGGTATTGAAGTTGTCATTACTCAGGGAAGCGAATACAAAGTCGAGATTGTTGCCGGTTCCAATTTTATTGGTAATGTGGAAGTGACACAAAATGGAGACCAGCTAATATTTAAGGATGACGTAAGCTGTAATTGGGTTCGTGCTTATGGAAACACAAAGATTTTAGTTACTACACCAACCTTAGAGGAAATCTATTCCAAAACCGACAGGAACATTAGTTCTAACGGTGTATGGACATTTCCTAACCTGACCATAACCGCTTTTGATAAAGATGCCGATGGTGAAAGTGGTGCAGGAACCGGTGACTTTATTATTAATTTGGATAATGATGCTTTTACAATCAACAATAATAATGTTTCTAGGTTTTATCTTTCCGGACAAACCAATTCAGCCAATTTTAGTTTCTATTTTGGAGACGGAAGAATAGAGGCTCAGAATTTAATTGTTCAAAATTTATATGTTTACCATCGTGGTTCGAATGATATTATTGTTAAACCTATTCAAAGTATTACCGGAACCATGAATAGTACGGGAAATATCATCTTAAAAAATGTGCCGCCAATTGTAGATGTGAATCGGTTATATCAGGGAAGAGTTATTTATCCTTAA
- a CDS encoding prephenate dehydratase has protein sequence METKIAIQGIKGSFHHQVAQEYFHQNVAVNECLSFEALVDNLLHDKSQLAVMAIENSIAGSIIPNYALIDKNELHITGEYYLDIIQNLMVLNGQKLSEIQEVHSHPMALLQCMDFLKKHPKIKLVEDKDTAETARRIHQKQIKGIAAIASKAAAALYDLTIIAPEIQTVNNNMTRFFIISKDAGDLPKEEINKASLKFELDDTPGSLATVLNVMTNCKLNLTKIQSMPIIETPFQYSFFVDVVFEKYKHYEKAMKVLAIMTNHFKVLGEYKNGKL, from the coding sequence ATGGAAACAAAAATTGCAATACAGGGAATTAAAGGCTCGTTTCATCATCAGGTGGCACAGGAATATTTTCATCAAAATGTTGCCGTAAACGAATGCCTTTCATTTGAAGCGTTGGTCGATAATTTGCTACACGACAAATCCCAGCTGGCAGTGATGGCGATCGAAAATTCCATCGCGGGTTCCATTATTCCGAATTATGCATTGATTGACAAGAATGAGTTGCACATTACAGGCGAATACTATTTGGATATTATTCAGAATTTAATGGTACTGAACGGACAAAAATTGAGCGAAATTCAAGAAGTGCATTCGCATCCGATGGCGTTATTGCAGTGTATGGATTTTTTGAAAAAACATCCAAAAATCAAATTGGTGGAAGACAAGGACACTGCCGAAACCGCCAGAAGAATTCATCAAAAACAAATAAAAGGCATTGCCGCCATTGCCAGTAAAGCAGCAGCAGCACTGTATGATTTAACCATTATCGCACCTGAAATCCAAACAGTAAACAATAATATGACACGCTTTTTTATCATCAGCAAAGACGCCGGTGATTTGCCGAAAGAGGAAATCAACAAAGCATCATTAAAATTTGAGTTGGATGACACGCCGGGAAGTTTGGCCACCGTTTTAAACGTGATGACAAACTGCAAACTGAACCTGACCAAAATCCAGTCAATGCCGATTATTGAAACACCTTTTCAGTATTCTTTTTTTGTGGATGTGGTTTTTGAGAAATACAAACATTATGAAAAAGCAATGAAAGTTTTAGCGATAATGACCAACCATTTCAAAGTGTTGGGCGAATATAAAAACGGAAAATTATGA